DNA sequence from the Acanthochromis polyacanthus isolate Apoly-LR-REF ecotype Palm Island chromosome 5, KAUST_Apoly_ChrSc, whole genome shotgun sequence genome:
CTATAATTACAGCATTATTCAGTCCTTAGGGACCTTAAATTTAGTGGTAGTTAGTATAGAGGGCAGATCAACAAATCACTACAAAGTGTTTCCTAGCAACATTATCACTGACgatcaaaaaaataataaataagttcACTCAACTCAAACCTTCTTAGCTgtaatgaagttaaaaaaaaattaaatccatATCTCTGGTGCCAGCCTGTACACTAGGAAATCAGTATTTCTCACAGTATAAACTCATTAAGTATAAACTTATTCTCACGGCTTGCAAGTCTATAGGCCAGTAGTTTCTTTTGAAAACTGTCTCTTGGAACATATCGTTTTCAACATATAGCATAGACCACAGCATGCCACTGCTGTAACATTAATTTGTCAAAGGACAGTTTGCTAATACTGCTGGTCCTCAACTGATCTAATTGAATATAGGGTATAAGATTTGGCAAACATTGTGTTTCAGTCAGAGATTACTGTAGTTCAGCAAATATTCAGAATGACAATGCCAATTTTTCCAAAATTGAATTTGACAATTTATCAACCTTGGGGAGGCAAAGATTGCCACAGTGCTGCTTACAGTTTATTAAATGTACTTTAGAGCAGCTCCAAAAATGGTTCTCCCTGTCTAAACCTAACCAACCCAACCAACAAAAGCAAGAACTGAAAGCCATGTGAGCTGAGCAGGGCTGTTCATGGCATCAACTTCCTTGTCTGAATCTGAATGCAGCACACTATTGAATGATGCACATCAGAAGAGGGTATATGCAATACCAACTGAAACATAAACAGGTACCCACATACACTATAATGCCAGATGTATTCACTCACCTACCTTAACTTGCATATGCCcataagtgacatcccattcctaatccatggggttcaatatgacgtcggtccaccctttgcagctagaacagcttcaactcttctgggaaggccgtccacaaggtttaggagtgtgtttatgggaatgtttgaccattcttccagaagcgcatttgtgaggtcacacaatgatgttctttcacaaatgtttgtaaaaatcGGTCTacatgcctaggtgcttgatttgatacacctgtgatcatggaagtgattggaacacctgattctgattatttggatgggtgagagAACACCTTTGGCAATATAATGTGTATCCTGCACTACACCACTTGATGATTAACTATAACTGTAGATTCACACTTTACTGCAATGCACTCCTAAAAACAGCTGAAGTAACAGCTTGAAGCttgcaaaaaagtaaaaaccatACAAAAAAGGAGGGGTTTTGGCCATCTGACATTCATAAATAGGAATTAagttgtctttttatttatataaaaaaaaaggccaGTAACAAATTTAACAGTCCTCTTAAAAATACATTCATCTTTTTCACCCACAATTAAATTCTCAAACAGTCATGACATTTCTTCATTGTTGTATGTACAACACAGGAATGTTACAGtaaaactaaaaacactgagacacacacatgtgagGTCTCTTCAAAATAAGTTGTTCCCCTGCTTTCACACAACCTGTAACTCTCAAACAGCGGCGTCGCTGTTTGTAACGGAACAGATATTTTCTTCTGTTCAGGTGCAAAAATGTTCTGCCCAATTTAAGTCTGTTTCTTTCTGTATCGCGGCAGCAGCTGAGTTCTCACAAACTCAATAAGTTGGGTCTCTGTGAGGAGAACAGCTACAAGCACACCAAGCAGACACACTGCTCCCACACCGATATGGACCAGCCTCGGCAACCAGCCGCTGTCACAGCAGAAAACAGCCTAAAATCAGAGAACACAGAAGCTCAAGTTAGGGCCACATATTCTTAAAGAtccaaaacaggaaaacagtaGTATATTATATTGACTAAAGCTGCTATTTAACAGTTAACACTTAGATAAAATCTGGTTCTTTGGTACCTCAGAAATTGTTGTGACAATGGCACTGACAGCCAGTGCCAGTAGGAGGAGTGGGGAAGGCAACAGGCCTCGCAGAGGTTTCCACTGACTGAACTGGAAGTAACGGTGTATGTAAAGCAGGCTGTGGAAGATGCGGAGGCCCATGTTAAGGCAGTTCGCCAGTATGAAGCCGACACCACCAGCCCACCATGTCAGCATGTATGACAGGAAGAGGAAGGACACAGACAGAGCCAGCATGACCAGGTTATACCTGAGGACAACACAGAGGCACAGCGTTAATGGACAGTTCACATACAATGTAATAACTGTATCTGTAGCAGTGTGCGTGTCTACATTCTCACTTGTCAACTTCTTCTTGGCTCATGGCAGCAAACACAAAGCACTCTGTAACACCATTTACAGCAAGCAGGAGGACGTAGCAGCTGTAGCATCGCAACAAACTGGGTCCTTCAGCAGAATTAAgaacaaagcacaaaacataAAGCACCTCAAAAAAATACTCAttgattgttctgttttttatgttGGTGTCTCTTGCTGTGACTGGATAGCAGCTCACATACCTGCCCCACTACTCAGCAGAGAGCCGCCATAAATATCCAGAGCCAAGTGAGAGTAAGCATAGCCAAACACTGTGATAATCAGACCAATCACCAGCACCAGTTTCAGCAGGCGCTCCAGCACTTCGGCTGCAATAGCAACTTCTTCCTGTAAGCAAAACCCACAAGAGGTAAAATCAACATTGATCACTGCCTAGCTATTCACACAGAcatgtttgtgtatattttcaCAGCTCAGACCTGTTTCTGACTTTTGACATCACGTCCTCTCTCCAACACTTTGGCAAAAAAGATGTAGAAGCTTTCCTCAATTGGCAAGAAGATGAAGCGTGCCACCATGGAGCCCAGATTATTCACAATATCATAAACACCCTGGTCTCCAAAGCTGAGGACGTTCAAGAAGGTCATGACGTAACGCTCGCCTTCTGTCAGGATCTGCTTCAAGAAGGACTGCTTGAAGAAGCTCCATGTCAGCCGGGCTAACGTCCAATCGATTAGCGGCTTTAAAAAGAGTAAATGGAATATCAGCTCTAAATCTACAATTGAAAAAGTTTAAACTCCTAGTAGCATGTTGTGAACATAAGCAATAACTAAAGCATAATAATATGATAGGCCTACTACCTCTCCATCCTCTTTGCAGGGCAGCAGATCTCGAACATGCTGAAGGGGGAAATTCTTCTTGGCTGCCTCTTTTGACCCCAAGAAACGAACAAAGTAAACAGCGTAGCATAACACCAGGAATCCTGTGTACACCAACTAAGAAAAGACCACATAGAGcttaaaatcaataaaagttAAAAGATGTATTAACAGTGATAATGTGGAAAACTGCAGCAGATGTCTTACATGAGCACCTGAGAAGATATAAAGACCCCATTCACGGGCAAACACCACCAGCACCACAGTTACACTGCACTTAGCAATCATTGCTAAGCTCTCAGCCACCACTTTCAGCCGAACAAACATGTGAGCTTGAGCCAAGACCCAAAGAGGCTCAGCTAGGAGCTCCTGTACTCCTGCTAAGGCAAAAAACACCACAGCAGGACCGTAGTAAGGGACAGTCTCAGCATCTGGGACCTCCAGGAGCCACAACCACACACAGGCCAGTAGGGCTGCCCATAAGACACCAAGTGGCACTCTGAAacatgagggggaaaaaaattagatTTGGGCAGCACAGCTGAAAGCATACTATCAAAAAGCTAATTCTGTCTACTCACGTCAGCCATAGTAGGTTAATAACTGGTCTCCAGCTTTGGTTTGTCCCTGATTCCCCACTCAAACAAGCTCTCCGGAAAGCCTCTCTGGATAAAAACACTAATGTGGAATAGAGCAGTGTAAGCCTGCacgataaagacagaaaaaaaacaaacacgttacagaatctggtgcagTGAAATCTAGTAGCATTGTGCTATTTCATGGCTTTTGACATTCTCACAGCCCTCTGCCCTCTTTACCTGACGTTGACGACCCCAATTAGCTCTCTGGACACAAACCGCAGAGTGAAAGCATTCAGTAAGAAAGTGAGAACACGGAACATCACCTAGAcataaaaaacagcacaaaacaacatTAACATTTAAGACATCTGCAGTGTTTTGCTATATATGGCTCAgttatgtgtttatttacctGAAGCAACACATTATACGATGCTAAAGTGGACGCATTCTTCAGTATATCCTGAGAGCTCATTTTGATTTCTTCTGACTCGTTACAAACTTCTGTCAAATGTGAAGTCGACAAAATATCCGCTGCTTTCTATGAAGAATAATCATTATACAGTCATATTGTGAAAATTGTGACTTTGACTGTCTGAAAACCGATAACAATACTCCTTTTCCTAATGAGCGAGGGTGAACTGACAAATGTTGGGCAGCAGAAGAGGGCTGGAAGCCGGAGAACATAAGTACTTCCGTACACATTGTACGTAGGCGACGTTACGTGGCGACGTCAGAGAATGTTTATTCAGCGTAGTGCCGCTAGAGGGCGTAATCTTCCTGCTGAAAATGCCTGAGAGCTGATTGGTTCATAGGCAACTGGTACATCTGTACAGAGAATCTCCATTTGATCAAAGGATAAAAATGTGTAGCACATTGATTCTAGCAGGTGAATTTTACTtccataaaataacacaaacaaaacacaatttattcttaaaactgttttcaaaatatataaaagcGCTTTTATATCAAGGAACATTAATCATACtaacatttttgccatttttccaaaaaCAGTACTTGAATGATGTTTACTGGTTTGTAAAAGCAGTTGAGTCTATGGCAGTGAGCATGTCTGTTATCTAAATGAGcaactttttttctctgttcaACAAGTGCAAAAATCTCATCTGTACGTGCCCAATATTGTCTGTAGATTTTTTGATTTGGTTCACTTATGAAACCACAAACCAAAAGTAGTAATATTTGTTCCTAGAGTGTTTCAAGTCAGGTCGAAAAGAAAACACGACAAAGCTTAAACCTTTCTTTGGCTGTTGACTTCATTTGACCAAATTTACAACagtcaaaatggacaaagacatgagacaaacacatattcaaccTGAAATATGGGTAAAATTGTCATTCGATAATTGGTTGAACAAGGTTTCAAATCTACTACATGATAAAAAGGGTGAAAGCTGCTACAGTCAGTGGTCAAGTTCCATATCCCCAACACGATCCAAGGAACACACATCTCCTGAACACAGAGGATAGaagtacaaaagtgtcagaaCAAATATTATACATGACAAACCTGGGGATGCTGGAAAAATCAATTACTTCAACATGTCAGAGGGCAAACATCATgtcagaattaaaaaaaacaaaattcaaaatttGTTTATTGTTACATGGATAAAAAGCTCAAAAGCAAAGCcataaatatctgtcaaaagGAACCATGACAAGTTCACTTCTTAACTGATGCCTAAACACTCCACTGAATATGTGCATTTGCCTCATGTCTCTGTTCACTTTGACTCTGATGAAAACACGATAATCTGTTTGCGCTATAAAGGTTGTTAGTTAAGCATTGTGATCCTGTCCTCGTTTCTACTCTGGGAGTCTGGTGTCAACTGTCGCAGATGCATTTTGTTGGGAAAATTTGTAGAGAACCCTGGTTCTATTATATATTGCAGAATTTAGTAACAGCTACAAAACTGGAAGGCCAAAGTGAACGACACTGAGGTCTACTACATCTCTTTATTCTTATCAACAGACCAAAGTTTTGCAAATCTCCAGCAATATTCAATTTATCAAAACTGTAATTTAGAGAGTCAATAACAGCCTTTTAACAATGCGTCCGTCGACGCTGATGTCATTGGGTGTGTTGTGGAAATTATTAATTGCAACTGTATCAGGTTTAGTGtaacagaaatgaagcacaacagATGCTGCTTCAGTATTAGTCATAGTACTATTAGGCAGCCTCTTCAATCAGTGTGTCACACTTGGCAAACTTTGAAAGATAGTGCCATTTGCTTTTTGGTTTGTAACAG
Encoded proteins:
- the rft1 gene encoding protein RFT1 homolog; its protein translation is MSSQDILKNASTLASYNVLLQVMFRVLTFLLNAFTLRFVSRELIGVVNVRLTLLYSTLVFLSREAFRRACLSGESGTNQSWRPVINLLWLTVPLGVLWAALLACVWLWLLEVPDAETVPYYGPAVVFFALAGVQELLAEPLWVLAQAHMFVRLKVVAESLAMIAKCSVTVVLVVFAREWGLYIFSGAHLVYTGFLVLCYAVYFVRFLGSKEAAKKNFPLQHVRDLLPCKEDGEPLIDWTLARLTWSFFKQSFLKQILTEGERYVMTFLNVLSFGDQGVYDIVNNLGSMVARFIFLPIEESFYIFFAKVLERGRDVKSQKQEEVAIAAEVLERLLKLVLVIGLIITVFGYAYSHLALDIYGGSLLSSGAGPSLLRCYSCYVLLLAVNGVTECFVFAAMSQEEVDKYNLVMLALSVSFLFLSYMLTWWAGGVGFILANCLNMGLRIFHSLLYIHRYFQFSQWKPLRGLLPSPLLLLALAVSAIVTTISEAVFCCDSGWLPRLVHIGVGAVCLLGVLVAVLLTETQLIEFVRTQLLPRYRKKQT